One genomic segment of Hordeum vulgare subsp. vulgare chromosome 2H, MorexV3_pseudomolecules_assembly, whole genome shotgun sequence includes these proteins:
- the LOC123425404 gene encoding sulfated surface glycoprotein 185-like: MPRRPCHSLPPPPRHPSPQPPPSPPRRRLAPTPRHHRPLPPAAPGPPVLLRHRPGVDAPPHVAPHHRQPSGIPARESAIGRDRFFRLVPGVGLGMILGVVPLVPLQEEAGPAARCEICGSGEKKLYVFTCIQCNGCQHRANMMRLKGSFFEERAALGAKYQKLYEPLYTKRYNIVNRVVEVDGVAQEPTNENVAEGEIQMLKESQISGSLL, translated from the exons ATGCCCCGCCGGCCCTGCCACTCCCTACCACCTCCGCCCCGTCACCCCTCGCCCCAGCCCCCGCCatcgccgccccgtcgccgcctcgcCCCCACGCCTCGCCACCACCGCCCCCTGCCACCAGCCGCGCCCGGACCTCCTGTCTTGCTTCGACACCGTCCTGGAGTGGATGCCCCGCCACACGTCGCGCCCCACCATCGGCAGCCCAGTGGCATCCCGGctcgag AATCGGCCATCGGGAGGGACAGATTTTTCCGTCTCGTCCCGGGCGTTGGTTTGGGGATGATTTTGGGTGTGGTTCCTTTAGTTCCCCTGCAGGAGGAGGCAGGCCCAGCAGCAAGGTGTGAGATATGTGGGAGTGGAGAGAAGAAATTGTATGTGTTCACTTGCATCCAGTGCAATGGCTGTCAACATCG AGCCAACATGATGAGATTGAAGGGAAGTTTTTTTGAGGAAAGGGCCGCCCTTGGAGCCAAGTACCAAAAGCTATATGAACCATTGTACACTAAG AGGTACAACATTGTAAATAGAGTTGTGGAGGTTGATGGTGTTGCTCAAGAACCTACCAATGAAAATGTTGCAGAGGGGGAGATTCAGATG CTAAAGGAATCCCAGATTTCTGGCTCACTGCTTTGA